A genomic region of Janthinobacterium lividum contains the following coding sequences:
- a CDS encoding ABC transporter substrate-binding protein, whose translation MIFPNLAVSRAARLRRVLGAAAVALAACMAWALPAVAQAAGQLNLYCAYPDAAMCQALANGFGARHGVKVSVVQKPTGELYAQIKGEARNPKGDLWWGGSGDSFLQAAQDGLLETYRSPQLAQLAAWSLIQAEQSAYRSVGVYRAVMVLAYNTELLKKKKLAPPQCWRNLVDPIYKGEIELSNPASSGTAYMMLATMAQLFGEDGAFRYLQQLHPSVTSYSRSGAGPLKAVARGEASIGVAMLHGVMTERENGFPVAYTLPCEGTGAEAGSMAILRNARNLANARLFYDWALGAEAQALPYSLRQYPLPANRGIKLPPGMPDLAKAKFLDYDYAKFGSREQHALLLGRWNKDVASAQ comes from the coding sequence CGCTGCCGGCGGTCGCGCAGGCGGCAGGGCAACTGAACCTGTATTGCGCCTACCCGGACGCGGCCATGTGCCAGGCGCTGGCGAATGGTTTCGGCGCGCGCCACGGCGTCAAGGTGAGCGTGGTGCAAAAGCCCACCGGCGAGCTGTATGCGCAGATTAAGGGCGAGGCCCGCAATCCGAAGGGCGACCTGTGGTGGGGCGGCTCAGGCGATTCCTTCCTGCAGGCGGCGCAGGACGGCTTGCTGGAAACCTACCGCTCGCCGCAGCTCGCGCAGCTGGCCGCCTGGTCCCTGATCCAGGCGGAGCAGTCGGCCTACCGCAGCGTCGGCGTGTACCGCGCCGTGATGGTGCTGGCGTATAACACCGAATTGCTGAAGAAGAAAAAACTCGCGCCGCCGCAGTGCTGGCGGAACCTGGTCGACCCCATCTACAAGGGGGAGATCGAACTTTCCAATCCCGCCTCGTCAGGCACTGCCTACATGATGCTGGCCACGATGGCCCAACTGTTCGGCGAAGACGGCGCCTTTCGCTACCTGCAGCAGCTGCATCCTTCGGTCACCAGCTATTCGCGCAGCGGTGCCGGTCCGCTGAAGGCTGTCGCGCGCGGCGAGGCCAGCATCGGCGTGGCGATGCTGCATGGCGTCATGACGGAACGCGAAAACGGCTTTCCCGTCGCCTATACGCTGCCCTGCGAGGGCACGGGGGCCGAGGCGGGCTCCATGGCGATCCTGCGCAATGCGCGCAACCTGGCAAATGCCAGGCTGTTCTATGACTGGGCCCTGGGGGCGGAGGCGCAGGCCCTGCCATATTCGCTCAGGCAGTATCCACTGCCAGCCAACCGTGGCATCAAGCTGCCACCCGGGATGCCGGACCTGGCCAAGGCGAAGTTCCTCGACTACGACTACGCCAAATTCGGCTCCCGCGAACAGCATGCCTTGCTGCTGGGACGCTGGAATAAAGATGTTGCCAGTGCCCAATGA